In uncultured Fibrobacter sp., the following proteins share a genomic window:
- a CDS encoding fibrobacter succinogenes major paralogous domain-containing protein, giving the protein MNQNQTSLIAALFVATLLSACGEDSTTEKIVEVAAEHTAIVADVSELPKCNKDNEGSHAYVKGETSERICVDGKWFALKESEGVSDFDFSCTTKELKDKSGLKIICNGDSIGVVLNGAKGKDGAKGDKGDDGEQGDTGVGCSVAEQTDSTVTIKCGEKSFDLKFGDNGGADDADTLELDSEKIAISLDTLSGLSQKGPFLKGSMVYLYELSDGRTLKQTNGNFTSVITSDDGRYTFQSRDLVSQYALIVVDGKYRNEVTGKPTSTAIKLQAYTNMLMRKSANVNLLTHLEKDRVFYLVTKKGMTVRAAKKQAQAEIFKQFYIDTTGFKGESEDLDVFGSSDADAALLAISILLQGDSSETALSVLLTEISNDITEYGEWRDSAKKAKIADWVFSKDLSVFRKNVEGWGLSNGKSVGEFEKLIENYITATYGVEICNDGDNDEERKVSNKWSLLDGKIFYCFDGILAEKTTSENLNPEVEYGEMLDKRNRKLYRTVVIDGNTWMAENLNYEVENSYCYNNSADTCAKYGRLYTWAAAIDSVKLAADADNPQNCGQLPTGKYCTLPAKVQGICPEGWHLPSKSEWETLFTAVGDQSTAGKILKSQTSWINNGNGTDAFGFAALPAGNRDKDGYSNYEGNYARFWSSTESGSYYAYFIHLAFNTESAALDRGGDKGRAFSVRCVKDEE; this is encoded by the coding sequence ATGAACCAAAATCAAACTAGTTTGATTGCCGCACTATTCGTTGCAACCCTTCTCTCCGCCTGCGGCGAAGATTCAACAACCGAAAAAATTGTCGAGGTGGCAGCGGAACATACCGCTATTGTTGCTGACGTGTCGGAATTGCCTAAATGCAACAAGGACAACGAAGGCAGTCATGCCTACGTGAAGGGCGAGACTTCGGAGCGCATCTGCGTGGACGGCAAGTGGTTCGCGTTGAAGGAATCGGAAGGGGTTTCGGATTTTGATTTCTCCTGCACCACGAAGGAACTCAAGGACAAGAGCGGTCTCAAGATTATATGCAATGGCGATAGCATCGGCGTGGTGCTGAACGGTGCCAAGGGTAAAGACGGTGCCAAGGGGGATAAAGGTGATGACGGTGAACAGGGGGATACTGGTGTTGGCTGCTCTGTTGCCGAACAGACCGATTCCACGGTGACCATCAAGTGCGGGGAAAAGTCCTTCGATTTGAAATTTGGCGACAATGGCGGCGCAGACGATGCCGACACCTTGGAACTCGATTCCGAGAAGATTGCCATTTCTCTCGACACGTTGAGCGGTCTTTCGCAGAAGGGACCTTTCCTCAAGGGGTCTATGGTCTACCTCTATGAGCTTTCCGACGGGCGTACGCTCAAGCAGACGAACGGCAACTTTACGAGTGTCATTACGAGTGATGACGGTCGTTATACGTTCCAGTCGCGCGATCTTGTCAGCCAGTATGCCTTGATTGTGGTGGACGGAAAATATAGGAACGAGGTGACCGGCAAGCCGACTTCGACTGCGATAAAGCTTCAGGCATATACGAACATGCTGATGCGCAAGTCCGCAAACGTGAACCTGCTTACGCATCTGGAAAAGGACCGCGTGTTCTACCTGGTGACAAAGAAGGGGATGACTGTCCGTGCGGCAAAGAAACAGGCGCAGGCGGAAATCTTCAAGCAGTTCTATATCGACACCACGGGCTTCAAGGGTGAATCCGAAGACCTGGACGTGTTTGGTTCAAGCGATGCCGATGCGGCGCTCCTTGCCATCTCGATTTTGTTGCAGGGGGATTCCAGCGAAACGGCGCTCTCGGTGCTGTTGACCGAGATTTCGAATGACATCACAGAATATGGCGAGTGGAGAGACTCCGCAAAAAAAGCGAAAATTGCCGACTGGGTGTTTTCTAAGGATTTGTCCGTTTTTCGCAAGAACGTGGAAGGCTGGGGCCTGAGTAATGGCAAGTCTGTGGGTGAGTTTGAAAAACTGATTGAAAACTATATCACGGCGACCTATGGCGTAGAAATATGCAACGATGGTGATAATGACGAAGAAAGGAAGGTTAGTAACAAATGGAGCCTGCTTGATGGAAAAATATTTTACTGTTTCGATGGAATCTTGGCAGAAAAAACAACATCGGAAAATCTTAATCCAGAGGTCGAATATGGTGAAATGTTAGACAAGCGTAATCGAAAATTGTATAGGACGGTTGTAATCGATGGGAATACCTGGATGGCCGAAAACCTGAACTACGAAGTGGAGAACAGCTACTGCTACAACAACTCCGCAGACACTTGCGCCAAGTACGGCCGCCTGTACACCTGGGCGGCGGCAATAGACTCGGTAAAGCTTGCTGCCGATGCGGATAATCCGCAGAATTGCGGACAGCTGCCGACTGGCAAGTACTGTACCTTGCCTGCGAAGGTGCAGGGAATCTGCCCCGAAGGCTGGCATCTGCCGAGCAAGTCCGAGTGGGAGACCCTGTTTACGGCGGTGGGCGACCAGTCGACGGCGGGAAAGATTCTCAAGTCGCAGACGAGCTGGATCAACAACGGCAACGGTACGGATGCCTTTGGGTTTGCTGCGCTCCCTGCTGGCAACAGGGACAAAGATGGCTATTCCAACTACGAAGGCAACTACGCGCGCTTCTGGAGTTCTACAGAATCCGGTTCCTACTACGCGTACTTCATACACTTGGCCTTCAAC